The sequence below is a genomic window from Pseudomonas eucalypticola.
ATACCGCTTCGCGCAACACTGCCGAAGTGGTAGTGCCGCGCGCTCTCATCGCGGAGTCAAAACGCCGCTTAATCGAGTCGGTCACTTTCGTGGCCATGATGGTTTGCGCTTGTGCGGTCATAGTCGTTGTCCGGTTATACCGTTTAACTAACCGTCAAAAAGTAGCGGTTAAACCGTTAAACGTCAAGCTGCCTAACGTGGCCCTTTGAAAGGGACGGTTTTTATGTCCGGGACCTGGGGAGTTGCGCAGGGGGATTTGGTTTGTACAAACCAGCGTTTTGGTTTGTGCAATCCACACGCGGAGAGGGGGGAAACCTGGGCGGGGAGACTGG
It includes:
- a CDS encoding ribbon-helix-helix protein, CopG family, encoding MTAQAQTIMATKVTDSIKRRFDSAMRARGTTTSAVLREAVLRYLDELEAGIEHPQFTLELDSPQAATKAPNH